One Methylomonas sp. LL1 DNA window includes the following coding sequences:
- a CDS encoding hybrid sensor histidine kinase/response regulator: MLFTEVGHTQPNVLFINDKRIPSEGLVITMTQDQQGFIWLATIGQLLRYDGHELKSFKKMPNVKGGLQFDSITSVIEDRRHRIWLGTREGLVVFEPETETFKTIALPEDSADEGQGRNIRSLISDGGNGFWLATRAGLRHFDPDSGQFQIYRHDPNDPASLALDNIEALARDPDGGLWIGTWPSGLDYLPAGGKQFKHYQISADGESALANNVKTLFFDDRQRLWLGTEAGIIVWHYGEDWVNRKHLSVSNLPDNFRVYQFNQDSTGNIWVGTAKGLLRWDEARQQFDVYQHKIEDPNSLAGNIVPSLLVERSGGLFISTTSGMSRIDVTNAGFGRLIPSAFKGADDTVNNSIRSIATESSERLWLGSWEGALLIDPHTRRILKKLTAMPGEHGQASIGMVYSLYQQPQGSLWLGSRAGLIRYDDERESTQLIDLGDSASNFVNQIVPGADGVLWLGTGGGLIEYDLKSGVKRHFRHDPSDPKSLGNNSVNTLFVDHAGRVWTGGTNIAGGGLSILDPMTGQFQHYRYDAADSSSLPSDSVFDLVEDERGRIWIATAAGVCQAIETGTGFQFRNLGIDNGLVNGIVTNLHVDQAGKLWFTRAHGVSRFDPENARFTYYAYPPGFTSKVEAAASVVGGAGLVYVGTADGVMLIDPAELKQNQIPPHPTITDISILNRSLGPNFNDPDVKLEGSLTRPQSLTLPWRLGVFSLRFSAMHFANPERNRYAYKLEGFDRDWIEGDSNNRVATYTNLDPGSYLFRVKASNNAGIWSEQRVNLPITITPPYWRTNWFRALLLLGLFSLMLSIYVWRVRQLQRIRIRLEHQVDKRTAELQDMHQQALAAARVKSAFLANMSHEIRTPMNAIIGMSDLALQTDLTPTQRNYLDKIKTSSKWLLGIVNDILDYSKLEAGKLELEHTEFYLDNLLQYLKDVTSTLLEAKSLVMEFKVDDTVPEAFLGDPLRLGQILLNLCGNAIKFTETGSVVLRVEALSNTASQAQLRFSVTDTGIGLSAEHQSRLFEAFNQADNSTTRKYGGTGLGLSICKKLVGAMNGDIGVESQLGKGSCFYFSLVLDKLTEEARLSEPEIVAVSDPMPLLRQAYLLVVEDNPINQELMMAVLANKGIRADLAVNGEEAVSMVDQNDYSAVLMDCLMPVMDGYQATRAIRGNPSHAELPIIAMTANVMQPDRLRCLESGMNDHIGKPIEWDQLFQILARWVNTQSARIPSTLISASIAADIPNFPLPTGVDGPRARLQVGNNPLVYRKLLALLREQHADDIAKTRACYQSGDRIGAAEIIHKLAGSVNSIAHRELATLLLELEQEFRLGGDSPLDRQLQQAETLLLQMMNEVDRLLAEAPSLDIAEQDYPAGVS; the protein is encoded by the coding sequence ATGTTATTTACGGAAGTTGGCCATACCCAGCCGAATGTATTGTTTATCAACGATAAGCGCATTCCTAGTGAAGGTTTAGTCATTACCATGACTCAGGACCAGCAAGGTTTTATCTGGCTGGCGACTATCGGGCAGTTGCTCCGCTATGATGGGCATGAACTTAAGTCGTTTAAGAAAATGCCGAATGTGAAAGGGGGCTTACAATTTGATTCTATCACCAGTGTGATTGAAGACCGGCGGCATCGAATCTGGTTGGGAACGCGCGAGGGGCTGGTTGTTTTTGAACCGGAAACAGAGACCTTTAAAACCATTGCTTTGCCGGAAGATAGCGCGGATGAAGGCCAAGGACGAAATATTCGCAGCCTTATATCGGACGGGGGTAATGGCTTTTGGTTGGCAACTCGCGCCGGGCTGCGGCATTTTGATCCCGATAGCGGGCAATTTCAGATATATCGGCATGATCCGAATGATCCCGCCAGCTTGGCTTTAGATAATATTGAAGCGTTGGCCAGGGATCCGGACGGCGGACTCTGGATTGGTACCTGGCCATCGGGTCTTGATTATCTGCCCGCCGGCGGCAAGCAATTTAAGCATTATCAAATCAGTGCAGATGGCGAGTCGGCCTTGGCCAATAATGTCAAAACTTTGTTTTTTGACGATAGGCAACGCTTATGGCTGGGTACCGAGGCCGGCATCATTGTTTGGCATTACGGCGAGGACTGGGTTAATAGAAAACACCTGTCAGTTTCGAATTTGCCCGACAACTTTAGAGTTTACCAATTTAACCAAGATTCGACCGGTAATATCTGGGTCGGAACGGCGAAGGGCTTATTACGTTGGGATGAAGCGCGACAACAATTCGATGTTTACCAGCATAAGATTGAGGATCCCAATAGCCTGGCCGGCAATATAGTTCCATCCTTGCTGGTCGAGCGTTCCGGTGGTCTTTTTATATCGACAACCAGCGGCATGAGCCGAATTGACGTTACCAATGCCGGTTTTGGAAGGTTGATTCCCAGTGCATTCAAAGGGGCCGACGATACTGTTAACAATTCAATCAGGTCAATAGCCACCGAGAGCTCCGAACGATTATGGTTGGGCAGTTGGGAGGGCGCATTACTCATAGATCCGCATACGCGGCGGATACTTAAAAAACTGACCGCCATGCCTGGCGAACATGGCCAAGCTTCAATCGGTATGGTTTATAGCTTGTATCAGCAACCGCAGGGTTCATTGTGGCTGGGTAGCCGAGCTGGTTTGATTCGCTACGACGACGAACGTGAAAGCACTCAGTTGATCGATCTTGGCGATTCGGCGAGTAATTTTGTCAATCAAATCGTACCGGGTGCCGATGGTGTGTTGTGGCTCGGCACCGGCGGCGGCTTGATAGAATACGATTTGAAATCCGGCGTCAAAAGACATTTTCGCCATGATCCAAGCGATCCTAAAAGTTTGGGCAATAATTCGGTCAATACCTTGTTTGTTGATCATGCGGGTAGGGTTTGGACGGGAGGAACCAATATTGCGGGCGGCGGCTTAAGTATTCTTGATCCAATGACGGGGCAGTTCCAACATTATCGTTACGATGCCGCCGATTCCAGTTCTTTGCCTAGCGATTCCGTGTTTGATCTGGTTGAGGACGAACGGGGTAGGATATGGATAGCCACGGCTGCGGGCGTTTGCCAGGCCATTGAAACGGGAACCGGGTTTCAATTTAGAAATTTGGGGATTGATAATGGCTTGGTCAACGGCATTGTCACAAATCTGCATGTGGATCAAGCCGGTAAACTTTGGTTTACTCGAGCACACGGCGTGTCGCGGTTTGACCCCGAAAATGCACGCTTCACCTATTACGCCTATCCACCGGGGTTTACCAGCAAAGTTGAAGCCGCTGCCTCGGTGGTTGGCGGCGCAGGCTTGGTTTATGTTGGTACCGCCGATGGGGTCATGTTGATTGATCCGGCCGAACTCAAGCAAAATCAGATTCCGCCCCATCCCACCATCACCGACATCAGCATCCTCAACCGCTCGCTAGGCCCAAACTTTAATGACCCGGACGTCAAATTGGAAGGTAGTCTAACCCGGCCCCAAAGCCTGACCTTGCCTTGGCGGCTGGGTGTATTTTCCTTGCGTTTCTCCGCGATGCATTTTGCCAATCCCGAGCGAAACCGCTATGCCTATAAACTCGAGGGTTTCGATCGGGACTGGATAGAAGGCGATAGCAACAATCGTGTCGCCACTTATACCAACCTCGATCCGGGCAGTTATCTGTTTAGGGTCAAGGCCAGCAATAATGCCGGTATTTGGAGCGAACAAAGGGTCAATCTACCCATTACCATCACACCGCCCTACTGGCGGACCAACTGGTTCCGTGCCTTATTGCTGCTCGGTTTGTTTTCGCTGATGTTGAGTATCTATGTGTGGCGAGTGCGCCAATTACAACGGATACGGATCAGGCTGGAGCATCAAGTTGATAAGCGTACCGCGGAACTGCAAGACATGCATCAGCAAGCCTTGGCGGCGGCACGGGTCAAAAGCGCGTTCTTGGCCAATATGAGCCATGAAATCCGCACGCCGATGAATGCCATTATCGGCATGAGCGATTTGGCCTTGCAAACCGATCTCACCCCCACGCAACGCAATTATCTGGATAAAATCAAAACCTCGTCGAAATGGTTGTTAGGCATCGTTAACGATATTTTGGATTATTCCAAGCTCGAGGCGGGTAAGCTGGAGTTGGAACATACCGAATTTTATCTGGATAACTTGTTGCAGTATCTAAAAGATGTGACATCAACCTTGCTGGAAGCTAAATCCCTGGTCATGGAGTTTAAGGTGGATGACACGGTGCCGGAGGCTTTCCTGGGCGATCCATTGCGGCTAGGGCAGATATTGCTGAATTTGTGCGGCAATGCCATCAAGTTTACCGAAACAGGCTCGGTGGTGTTGCGGGTGGAAGCCTTAAGCAACACAGCCAGTCAGGCACAATTGAGATTCAGCGTCACCGATACCGGCATCGGATTGAGCGCCGAGCACCAAAGCCGATTGTTCGAAGCCTTTAATCAAGCCGACAATAGCACTACCCGAAAATACGGAGGTACCGGCTTGGGTTTGTCGATCTGCAAGAAACTGGTCGGCGCAATGAACGGCGATATAGGCGTCGAGAGTCAATTGGGCAAGGGCAGTTGTTTTTATTTCAGTCTGGTGTTGGATAAGTTAACCGAAGAGGCGCGTCTCTCCGAGCCAGAGATTGTCGCTGTCAGCGACCCGATGCCGCTACTGCGGCAAGCTTACTTGTTGGTTGTGGAAGACAATCCGATTAATCAGGAATTGATGATGGCCGTGCTGGCCAATAAAGGCATACGCGCCGACTTGGCGGTGAATGGAGAAGAAGCGGTCAGTATGGTCGATCAAAACGATTATTCCGCGGTTCTGATGGATTGTCTGATGCCGGTGATGGATGGTTATCAGGCTACCCGCGCCATCCGCGGCAATCCAAGTCATGCCGAATTACCCATTATCGCCATGACCGCCAATGTCATGCAGCCCGATCGTCTGCGCTGCCTAGAGAGCGGCATGAATGACCATATCGGCAAACCGATTGAATGGGACCAATTGTTTCAGATTCTGGCTCGCTGGGTGAACACACAATCCGCGCGTATCCCCTCAACTCTGATATCGGCATCGATCGCCGCCGATATTCCGAACTTTCCGTTACCGACTGGGGTTGATGGTCCTCGTGCCAGACTGCAAGTTGGCAACAATCCCTTGGTATATCGTAAATTACTCGCGCTGCTTCGAGAGCAACATGCCGATGATATCGCCAAAACTCGCGCTTGTTATCAGAGCGGGGACCGAATTGGCGCCGCCGAAATCATCCATAAGCTGGCCGGTAGCGTCAATTCGATTGCTCATCGAGAACTGGCAACGCTCTTGCTGGAATTGGAGCAGGAGTTTAGGCTGGGTGGCGATAGTCCACTTGATCGGCAATTGCAACAGGCAGAAACGTTGTTGTTACAAATGATGAACGAGGTTGATCGGCTGTTAGCCGAAGCTCCAAGCCTGGATATCGCGGAACAGGATTATCCTGCCGGCGTTTCCTAA
- a CDS encoding TonB-dependent receptor produces MKISFTSQLQLQLFTLWVTSFSTTPIQAEEAVRLENVIVEGISAPGNGLMTPQNSTQATSVVSRPAIEQKNSLNNVYQAMDMLPGVNTYSYDATGLFGGGIRMRGFNSDQIGVSIDGAPMNDAGNFAVFASELVELENLEQIDVIQGGNPTDAPMVGATGGSIGMLTSNPTDQARFRVQQSYGAFDAYKTFLRADTGYLGDQRFKAFVSVSKAEADKFKGYGGADREHLDFKGVLNLSPGNSITGGLLYNELYNNNLRTLTLREIQTLGRYADFGNQPPAHLVGVNGTAQVERVPADNYFDLSLNPYRNYLATLKGRFEPMPNLKFDVDPYYNYGYGTGGNELRTLAESNGSGKIGGGVADINQDGDSRDTVMIYSGALTETQRPGVTARLHSKLANHHLMAGYWYEYAHHRRTQPGVRFDGAGNSADPWLENTSALLLRQDGTPFQGRDFLTENYSQSFFAQDDIKFLNDKLLLSLGFRYTELRRDFYNYASEGFPADYNVKASYARPLPNVGIRYQFTEQQQIFASRAENFKAPPDSVFYGLINGGTAGADGKLTGYRLKSVNIDEEVSTNWDLGYRFSNQDVSFAGTLFYIDYRNRIASAYDPINATSTNYNVGDSTTKGVELESAWRFLPNWSVYGSFSYTHSRMEQNLRTAANSFENTAGKAFPDVPEYLAGAALQYRNGPWSANLSAKYTGRRYSTLVNDESISGYTLVSFDAGYRLPSTGWFRDPMVRFNVYNLLDEDYLNLNAGSGSTFTTRAQGAGGIAPSYYIGAPRSFSVMLSTDF; encoded by the coding sequence ATGAAAATATCATTCACCAGTCAGTTACAACTCCAACTGTTCACGTTATGGGTGACATCGTTTTCTACAACACCTATCCAGGCCGAAGAGGCGGTCAGACTTGAAAATGTGATAGTCGAAGGCATCTCCGCCCCAGGCAATGGATTGATGACGCCGCAGAATTCGACCCAAGCCACTAGCGTAGTCTCTCGCCCGGCCATCGAGCAGAAAAACAGTCTAAACAATGTTTACCAAGCCATGGACATGCTGCCGGGAGTTAATACTTATAGTTATGACGCGACCGGATTGTTTGGCGGCGGAATCCGCATGCGGGGTTTTAACAGTGATCAGATTGGTGTCAGCATTGATGGCGCGCCAATGAACGATGCCGGTAATTTTGCGGTATTTGCCTCGGAACTGGTGGAATTGGAAAATCTGGAACAGATTGACGTTATCCAAGGCGGTAATCCCACCGATGCGCCCATGGTCGGCGCCACCGGCGGCTCGATAGGGATGCTGACATCCAATCCCACCGACCAGGCCCGATTTCGGGTGCAACAAAGCTATGGCGCTTTCGACGCCTATAAAACTTTTTTACGGGCCGATACCGGTTATTTGGGCGATCAGCGCTTCAAGGCCTTTGTTTCGGTGTCCAAGGCCGAGGCCGATAAATTCAAGGGCTATGGTGGCGCCGATCGGGAACATTTGGATTTTAAAGGCGTACTCAACCTGTCGCCCGGTAACAGTATTACCGGCGGTTTGCTGTATAACGAGCTTTACAACAATAATTTGCGCACGTTGACTTTGCGGGAAATCCAGACGCTCGGCCGTTATGCCGATTTCGGTAATCAACCGCCCGCCCATTTAGTCGGCGTGAACGGCACGGCGCAGGTCGAGCGAGTCCCGGCCGATAATTATTTCGATCTAAGCCTTAATCCCTACCGGAATTATCTGGCGACCTTGAAAGGCCGTTTTGAGCCGATGCCTAATCTGAAATTTGATGTCGACCCTTATTACAACTACGGTTACGGCACCGGCGGCAACGAGCTTAGAACCCTTGCCGAAAGCAATGGCAGCGGCAAAATCGGTGGCGGCGTGGCCGACATCAATCAGGACGGCGACAGCCGCGATACCGTGATGATTTACAGCGGAGCCCTGACTGAAACGCAGCGCCCCGGTGTAACGGCCCGCCTGCATAGCAAGCTCGCCAACCATCACCTGATGGCCGGATACTGGTATGAATATGCCCATCATCGCCGCACGCAACCGGGGGTACGTTTCGATGGGGCCGGCAATAGCGCCGACCCTTGGCTGGAAAATACATCGGCATTGCTGCTCCGCCAGGATGGCACGCCGTTTCAGGGCCGGGATTTTCTGACCGAAAATTATTCCCAATCGTTTTTTGCCCAGGACGACATCAAGTTCTTGAACGATAAATTGCTGTTGTCACTGGGTTTTCGCTATACCGAGCTTAGGCGTGATTTCTACAATTATGCCAGCGAGGGTTTTCCCGCCGATTACAACGTCAAGGCCAGTTATGCCAGGCCGTTGCCCAATGTCGGTATCCGTTACCAGTTCACTGAACAGCAACAAATTTTTGCCAGCCGGGCCGAAAACTTCAAGGCTCCGCCCGATTCGGTGTTTTACGGCCTGATCAACGGCGGCACGGCCGGCGCCGATGGCAAATTAACCGGCTACAGATTGAAATCGGTGAATATCGACGAGGAAGTCTCAACCAATTGGGATCTGGGTTACCGGTTTAGCAACCAGGATGTGTCATTCGCCGGTACCTTGTTTTACATCGATTACCGCAATCGTATCGCTTCGGCCTACGACCCAATTAATGCCACCAGCACCAATTACAACGTCGGCGATTCGACCACCAAGGGTGTGGAACTGGAATCAGCCTGGCGTTTTTTGCCCAACTGGAGCGTGTACGGCTCGTTTTCCTATACTCATAGCCGGATGGAACAGAATCTGCGGACGGCGGCCAATAGTTTCGAAAACACGGCCGGCAAGGCCTTTCCCGATGTGCCCGAGTATCTAGCCGGCGCCGCCTTGCAATATCGCAACGGGCCATGGTCGGCCAATTTATCCGCTAAATACACCGGCCGGCGTTATTCCACCCTGGTCAACGATGAGTCCATCAGCGGCTATACCTTGGTGAGTTTCGATGCCGGTTATCGGCTGCCATCGACCGGCTGGTTTCGCGATCCGATGGTCAGATTCAATGTCTATAATCTGCTGGATGAAGATTACCTGAACCTGAATGCCGGTAGCGGCAGCACTTTTACCACGCGCGCTCAAGGTGCCGGAGGTATTGCCCCTTCTTATTACATCGGTGCTCCTCGCAGTTTCAGCGTCATGCTGTCGACCGATTTTTGA